The Rhizophagus irregularis chromosome 2, complete sequence genome contains a region encoding:
- a CDS encoding uncharacterized protein (SECRETED:cutsite_VAS-ES; SECRETED:prob_0.2142); SECRETED:SignalP(1-17), translating to MIQNFFLFLGCFSFVASESSFFVGQTFWSSLSFFVGMLTFGDLDDCRYYIRGGFVSNLFFVLLGCLTPNEPELIDNFGCNRWF from the exons atgattcagaatttttttctttttttag gttgtttcagttttgttgcttcagagtcttctttttttgtag gtcagacattctggagttctctttctttttttgtaggaatgctgacttttggtgacttggacgattgcagatactatattagggggggttttgtttccaatcttttttttgttcttttaggttgtttgactccaaatgaacctgaacttatagataattttggttgcaatagg